Proteins from a genomic interval of Scophthalmus maximus strain ysfricsl-2021 chromosome 22, ASM2237912v1, whole genome shotgun sequence:
- the gjb9b gene encoding gap junction protein beta 9b has protein sequence MNWSALESLLSGVNKYSTVFGRIWLSMVFVFRVMVFVVAAQRVWGDESKDFVCNTAQPGCNNVCYDHIFPISHIRLWALQLIFVTCPSLMVVGHVRYREKKDMQYTSSHKGTHLYANPGKKRGGLWWTYLVSLIFKAGFDAGFLYILYYIYDGYDMPRLSKCSLEPCPNTVDCFISRPTEKKIFTLFMVVSSAVCIFMCICEMIYLICKRIQKVIRRKAEADMRMFAKTHEMAPLAAPRSEFRSKPPIRMDPTLSIQNLSNTKAEEATEKK, from the exons ATGAACTGGTCTGCGCTGGAGTCCCTCCTCAGCGGGGTCAACAAATACTCCACTGTGTTCGGCCGTATCTGGCTCTCCATGGTCTTTGTCTTCAGGGTGATGGTGTTCGTGGTGGCCGCCCAGCGGGTGTGGGGCGATGAGAGCAAGGACTTTGTCTGCAACACGGCCCAGCCGGGCTGCAACAACGTGTGCTACGACCACATCTTCCCCATCTCCCACATCCGCCTGTGGGCCCTGCAGCTCATCTTCGTTACCTGTCCGTCGCTGATGGTGGTCGGGCACGTCAGGTATCGGGAGAAAAAGGACATGCAGTACACCTCCTCGCACAAGGGCACCCATCTCTATGCCAACCCTGGGAAGAAACGCGGGGGGCTGTGGTGGACCTACCTG GTGAGTCTGATTTTCAAGGCAGGCTTTGATGCCGGCTTCCTCTACATCCTGTATTACATCTATGATGGTTACGACATGCCCCGCCTGTCCAAGTGCTCCCTGGAGCCGTGCCCCAACACGGTAGACTGCTTCATATCCCGCCCCACCGAGAAGAAGATCTTCACCCTCTTCATGGTGGTTTCCTCTGCCGTCTGCATCTTCATGTGCATCTGCGAGATGATTTACCTCATCTGCAAACGGATCCAGAAGGTCATCAGGAGGAAAGCCGAGGCAGACATGAGGATGTTCGCCAAGACTCACGAGATGGCGCCGCTGGCAGCGCCAAGGTCGGAGTTCAGGTCCAAACCACCAATCAGGATGGATCCTACACTATCTATCCAGAACCTCAGTAACACCAAGGCTGAGGAGGCTactgagaaaaaataa
- the pef1 gene encoding peflin, producing the protein MSFHYGQGYPGGGNPPAGASYGGGRGPYGQPHSAPYGGAAGLPGGHYGGGGAPGHGGQYGPGPGGAPSGPYGGYGGQPTAGPYGHHAPAGNIPPGVNPEAYQWFHTVDTDRSGFINLKELKQALVNSNWSAFNDETCLMMINMFDKTRSGRIDLFGFSALWEFMQRWRLLFQQFDRDRSGSINGMELHQALAQMGYNLSPQFSETLVQRLALRGGRPGIQLDRFIQVCTQLQSMTQVFRERDTTMTGNIRLNYEDFLSGAVTRLM; encoded by the exons ATGAGTTTCCACTACGGCCAG GGCTATCCAGGAGGGGGCAACCCACCGGCAGGTGCTTCATATGGGGGAGGCCGCGGCCCCTACGGGCAGCCCCACTCAGCTCCGTACGGTGGTGCAGCAGGTCTACCGGGAGGTCATTACGGGGGTGGTGGAGCCCCAGGTCATGGAGGGCAGTATGGGCCTGGACCAGGGGGTGCCCCCAGTGGGCCTTATGGGGGCTACGGGGGACAGCCGACTGCAGGACCTTACGGACACCATGCTCCTGCAG GAAACATCCCTCCTGGCGTGAACCCAGAGGCATACCAGTGGTTCCACACTGTCGACACGGACCGCAGCGGCTTCATTAACCTGAAGGAGCTGAAGCAGGCACTTGTCAACTCCAACTGGTCTGCGTTCAATGACGAGACCTGCCTCATGATGATCA ACATGTTTGACAAGACTCGATCAGGTCGCATTGACCTGTTTGGCTTCTCAGCACTGTGGGAATTCATGCAGCGGTGGAGGTTGTTGTTTCAGCAGTTTGACAGGGACCGCTCAGGGAGCATCAATGGCATGGAGCTACACCAAG ctctTGCTCAGATGGGCTACAACCTCAGTCCACAGTTTTCTGAGACGCTGGTGCAGCGCCTTGCCTTGCGGGGCGGGCGTCCCGGCATCCAGCTGGACCGTTTCATTCAGGTGTGCACCCAGCTCCAGAGCATGACACAGGTGTTCCGGGAGAGGGACACGACCATGACAGGCAACATCCGCCTCAACTACGAGGATTTCCTCTCGGGCGCCGTCACCAGGCTCATGTGA
- the smim12 gene encoding small integral membrane protein 12 gives MWPLMWAAMRTYAPYVTFPVTFVVGAVGYHLEWFIRGTPKPREEEMSILELREERKLQEQVGMDSTQVLSLKDKLEFTPKAALNRNRPEKS, from the coding sequence ATGTGGCCTCTGATGTGGGCTGCGATGCGGACCTACGCTCCGTATGTCACCTTTCCCGTTACCTTTGTGGTCGGAGCAGTGGGCTACCACCTGGAATGGTTTATCAGAGGAACGCCCAAACctcgagaggaggagatgagcatcctggagctgagggaggagaggaagcttCAGGAGCAAGTGGGTATGGACAGCACGCAGGTGCTTAGCCTGAAAGACAAACTGGAGTTTACACCCAAAGCGGCTCTGAACAGGAACCGACCAGAAAAGAGCTAA